CAGGTCGTCGGCGTCCTCGACCTCGTGTTGCAGGAGCTCGGGACGGCTTACGCGGCCGGGTACGTGCACGCGGACATCTCCGAGTACAACGTCTTCGTCGCGGAGGACGGCATCACGCTGTTCGACTGGCCGCAGTCCGTGCCGACCGACCACGAGAACGCGCGGACGTTCTTAGAGCGCGACGTCGAGAACATCACGTCGTACTTCCAGCGGAAGTACCCGAACGACCTCCCCGACGTGGACGTGGACGCGATTGCGGACGCCGTCGCCGCCGACGACTTCCGGACCGTCCGAGAGCACCCCGAGTAGTCGCGTGTCGTATTCTCCCCGGGAATAAACCACGGTCGGTCAATTAGCACGCAACGACTAGGTACTTCACCGAATCCGGCGATTATCCGGTATGGGTTCGGAAGACTCTGAGCGGCAGCAGTTCGACACGCGCGCCGTGACGTTCGGTGAGAAAGCGGACGCCGCGGCCGGCGGCGACGTCGTCTCGCCCATCCACCTCTCCTCGACGTTCGCGCTCCCCGGGCTCGACCCCGATTTCGGCCTGGAGGACGCCGACCCGGAGAAGGGAGAGTGGCTCTACGGCCGGCTGTCGAACCCGACGCGGCACGCGCTGGAGAAGCGTCTGGCGTCGTTAGAGGGCGGCGAGCACGGGTTCGCGTTCGCGTCCGGGACGGCGGCTATCGCGACGGCGGCGATGGCGGTCGTCGAGCCCGGCGACCACGTCGTCGCGTTCGACGACCTCTACGCGGGGACGAAGCGGCTCTTCGAGCGGGTGCTCCGCGACCGCTTCGGCGTCGACGTCGAGTTCGTGGACGCGACGGACCTCGGCGCGGTCGCCGGCGCGGTGCGGGAGGACACGGCGCTCGTCTGGATGGAGACGCCGACGAACCCGCTGCTCCGGCTCTGCGACGTCAGGGGCATCGCGGCCATCGCGGACGCCGCCGGCGCGGTCTTCGGCGTCGACAACACCTTCCTCTCTCCCTTCTTCCAGAACCCGCTCGCGCTCGGCGCGGACGTCGTCGCGCACTCGGCGACGAAGTACCTCAACGGCCACTCGGACAGCCTGGGGGGCGCGCTCGTGACGAACGACGACGCGCTCGCCGAGGAGATCGCCTTCCTCCAGCAGGTCGGCTTCGGGAACCAGATGGCCCCGTTCGACGCGTACCTCGTCCTCCGCGGCGTGAAGACGCTCCCGGTGCGGATGCGCCAGCACGCCGCGAACGCCCAGCGCGTGGCGGAGTACCTCGACGACCACGACCGCGTGCGCGCCGTCCACTACCCCGGCCTCGCGTCCCATCCACAACACGACCTCGCCGCCGAGCAGACGACCGGCCACGGCGGCATTCTCTCCTTCGAGCTCGACGGCGAGTTCGCCGACGCGAAGGCCTTCCTCGAAGCCTTAACCGACTTCACGCTCGCGGTGTCCGTGGGCGGCGTCGAATCCCTCGTCGAACTCCCCGCCGGGATGACGCACGAACCGCTCCCGAAGGCGGAGCGCGAAGCCGTCGGCATCACGGACACGCTCGTCCGCATGAGCGTCGGCGTCGAGCACGTCGACGACCTCCTCGCCGACCTCGACCGCGGGTTCGCCGCGATGCCCGAATCCCGGGCCGTAAACTGAATAGAGCGATATAGAATCAGGTTCCGGGGGTCACGGGGCCGCGACGGCATTAGCGGTACCTGGCGGCCGGCGGCGTCGCTGTACGGGTTGGGAGCGGGAGAAAGGGGGATGGGGTTACTCGCGGTCGACGAGGAGCGGAGAGTCCGGGTTGCAGTCGTCACCGCCGCAGACGCCGGCGTCGTCGCCGGCGCGTTCGACGCCGGCGGTGAGGCGGTCGATCCGCCAGTCGGGGTCGTGGCCGTCGCGTTCGTGGTCGTCGACGCATTCGCGGGCGTCGCGGAGCTTCGAGAACGCCGCCTCGAACTCGCAGTCCGGACAGGTCACGGTCACGCGCGTGGGCATCACTCGAAGCGATGCGGCGGGCCGGGATAGGCGTCCCGCTTACCGGCCGGGAAGGGCGTCGCGATGATTGAGTTCGGGCAGGCTGACGGGGAAGGGAGCCGCGACGATGACGGCGGCGGTGACGTCGGGGGACGAAGTGGCTGGAGCCGTGGGCGGCGAGGAGCCCCGCGAGGAGGCTGAAGGGCGTGGCGGGCGTGAGCTCGGACGACCGTACGTCGCGTAGTCGGCTCCGCGACGTGAATCAAGGGGTCGTCGACGTGGCGCGCGTTCCGAAGGCCTTAACGTCGCGACGGAAGTAGCGAGAGTAACTCGCTGGTGACGGGCTCCAGCGGGCACCCGCTTCGGCGGGACGAAATGTGGACGGCCGGGGCGCATCGCGTCTCGCCGTCTGAATCGCAAGCGCCCGTGGACACACTATGGCACGAAGTTTCTACTCCCACATCAAGGACGCGTGGAAGCAGCCGGGCGAGGGCAAGCTCGCCGAGCTGCAGTGGCAGCGCAAGCAGGACTGGCGACAGCAGGGCGCAATCGTCCGCGTCGACCGCCCGACCCGCCTCGACAAGGCCCGCGAGCTCGGCTACAAGGCGAAGCAGGGCATCGTCGTCGCGCGCGTCTCCGTCCGGAAGGGGAACGCCCGCAAACAGCGCCACAAGGCCGGCCGACGGTCGAAGCGCCAGGGCGTGAACCGCATCGGCCGCACGAAGAACATCCAGCGCATCGCCGAGGAGCGCGCGACCCGGAAGTACCGGAACCTCCGCGTCCTCAACTCCTACTGGGTGGGTGAGGACGGCAGTCAGAAGTGGCACGAGGTCATCCTCGTCGACCCCGAGCACGGCGCGATCAAGTCCGACTCGGACCTGAACTGGATCTGCAACGACACGCAGCGCAACCGCGCGCTTCGCGGGCTCACGTCCGCCGGGACGAAGGGCCGCGGGCAGCGCACGAAGGGCAAGGGCACGGAGAAGACCCGTCCCTCGAAGACCGGCGGTTCGCAGCGCAAGAAGTAACCCGGTTTTCGGACTCTTCCGTTCTCTCGGTTCTTTCCGCTCGTTCGCGTCTGGGAGCCGTCGGCTCGCCGGCGTGTCAACGGTGGCGGGCGAGCGCGAGGGCGACGAGCGCGGCGACGAGGAAGAGCGCGGCGACGGCTTCGAAGGCGAGCGTGTAGCTGTAGGTGTGGCTGAGCGCGCCGAGGGCGACGGGGGCGAGCGCGCCGCCGACGGGGAGGCCAGTGTACACGATGCCGAAGCCCTTGCCGGTGTCACCGGCGTCGGAGAGCGCGTTCGTGATGCGGTCGCGGGCGGGGAGCGTGAGGCCGTAGCCCGCGCCGGCGGCGAGCCACGCAACGGTGAGGACGGTCGGGGAGAGCCCGAGGAGGAAGCCGGCGGCGAGGACGCCGGCGGCCCAGAGGAGGCTAGTGACGATGATGGCGAAGGCGTCGTAGCGGTCGGCGAGCCAGCCGCCGGCGAGGACGCAGACCGCGGCGGCGGCGAGGAACGCGGTGAGCGCGGTGTTCCCGAGCGCGGCGGTGTAGCCGAGGTCGACGGCGAACGTCGCGGTGTAGGTCTGGACGCCGGTGGTGGCGAGCGTGGCGAGGAGGAAGAACGCGAACATCCCGGCGACGAGCGGGTCGCGGAGCATGCGGACGCTCTCGAACCGCCCGGCGGCGTTGCCGCTCGCACGTTCGGTGTCGGCGTCGGCGAGCGCGCCGCGGTGGACGGGCGCGAGGCCGACGGCGAGGACGGCGGCGTAGGCGAGGCCGGCCGCGCCGATAGCGAAGAAGGCGGTGTGCCAGTCGGCGAGCGCGGTGAGGCCGACCATGAGACCGGGGGCGGCGGCGAACCCGACGAACCCGCCGAAGGAGTGGACGCTGAACTGGCGGCCTTCGGTGGCGTCGTCGCCGGCGGCGTCGAGGAGCGCGTAGTTCCCGGGGTGGAAGGGCGCTTGGCCGACGCCGGAGAGGAAGGCGAGCGCGAGCACGTGGAGGGGCGAGGTGGCGAATCCGACGAGGCCGACGCTGACGGCGGTGAGGGCGAGGCCGCCGACGACGACGCGTTTCCCGCCGACGCGGTCGACGAGTTCGCCGGCGGGGACTTGGCAGAGGAACTGCGCGACGAAGATGAGCGTGACGCTCAACGCGAGTTGGGTCTCGCTCGCGTCGAGCGCGCCGGCGAGCACGGGGAAGAGCGGCGGGAGGGCGAGGAGGTAGACGTGAGAGACGAAGTGGTCGACGCTCACGAGCGCGGTGACGCCGAGCGGGCCGGACGCTCGCCGCGTCACGCGACCACCCCCGCGGGCGTCGTTGTCGCGGTCGACATATCCGTCGGTAGTGGGGTTTCGACCCTAAGCGTTGTGAACGCTCCAAGATTCGGCGACAGTGAGGAACCGTCAGTTGTCAGGCGGCGCGGCCGCGTCGCGGCCGGTAGACGCGGGCGTACCAGAGCGCGAAGAGGACGAGGAGGACGCCGGTGCCGAGGAGGAAGGCTTCGACGCCGGGCTGGGAGAGGAACTCGACGGCTCTATCGAGGAGCGAGGGCTGGGTGTCCGCGGTCGAGACGGCCATCGTGGAGACTTGGCCGCCGCCGGCGTCGGCCTCCGAGCTCGCCGGTGCGCCGAGCGGGAGGCGGGTGACGAGCCCCTGGACGAGCACGCCGAGGACGGCGACGAGCGCGACCGCGCCGAAGAGCCGGGTGAGCGCGCGCGTGAGCACGGACTTCGACTCCTCGCCGCCGGCGAAGAGGACGAGACCGGCGTTCGTCGGCGCGTAGACGTTCATCTCCGTTCCCTGCTCGGAGTACCACGTGCCGGCGACTTCGACGAGCCCGGCTTCCTGGAGTTTCTCGAGGTGGTAGCTCGTGTTCTGCAGCGAGGTGTCGTGGCGGTCCGCGAGGTCTGAGGTCGTCGAGGGCTCCTCGTAGAGCGACGCGAGGAACTCGCGGCGCGTCCGCGCGGCGAGGACGTCGAAGACGTCGTCGGCGTCCGCGTCGTCCAGCGCGAGGACGCGCGTGTCGTCGTCACCCGACCCCTGCACGCGTGGTCGCGGTGGGAACTGACTGGGCACGCGTACGGATACGTGCCGGGTGGCTTAGATGTTTTCGAGAGTCAAGCCGTGATTTGACCCGGGTTCGTTCGCCGGTTACGCGCCGCGCCAGAGAACGTCGTCGGCGAGGTCGCCGCGCGTGATGACGCCGACCGTGCGCCTCCCGGCGTCGCGGACGACGGCGAACGCCACGTTCTGCTCGCGGAACGCCTGGTAGAGTTCGCGGGCGGTCCACGAGTCGCGCGCGGAGAGCGGCGCGTCGAGCACGCTGTCGAGCGTCGCTCCGTCGCGAGCGGCGCGGGCGGCGGCCCGCGCGGTGACGACGCCGCGGACGTCGTCCAGCGTGTCGCCGACGACGAGGACGCGGGTGACGTCGGCGTCGAGGGCCGCGTCGCGCGCCGCTTCCGCGGTGGCGCTGACGGGAACGGCGACGACGCTCTCACGCGGCGTCATGAGTTCCTCCACGGCTTCCTGTTCGAGGGAGAGCACGGCGTTCACGCTCTGGCGTTCGTCGTCGTCGATGACGCCGATCTGCGCGCCGGTGTGGAGGAGCGCGAGAATCTCCTCGCGGGTGACGTAGGGTTTCTCCACGGCCGGGCCGGCTACGAGCGTGGTGAGCGCGGCGGAGGCGTGCTCGAACAGCCAGACGACGGGGCCGAGCGCGCGTTCGAGGGCGGCGACGGGGCGGGCGACGCGGAGCGACCACGACTCGGCGTTCGCGACGCCGAACGCCTTCGGCGCGATCTCCCCGAAGAGGAGCACGAGCACGCTCGTCACGACGGTCGCGAGCGCGATGCCCGCCCCGTCGGGGAGGAGGGCGACGGAGAGCGCGGCGACGACCGTGGAGAGCGCGACGTTCACGACGTTGTTCCCGACGAGGATGGTGACGAGCAGTCGGTGTGGGTCCTCGCGGAGCGCGGCGAGCGTGCGCGCACGGGCGTCCGCCGACGAGGCGAGCGATTCGACACGGTGGATTTGGAGGCTGAAGATCGCGATTTCGGCCGAAGAGAAGAACGCGCTCGCGGCGAGCAACACGGCGCAGAAGACGGCCGCCCCGACGAGGAACGTATCGACCATACCGAATCGAGCGGGCGACGGCCACATAAGTGCCGTCCCGCGGACGGCGTCGCTTTTCCCGACGCCGCGTGAACAGACAAGTAATGAGCGGTCCCCCGGCCGAGTGTCCGCGGTGCGGCGGCGTGCGCTTCGAGCGACAGTACACGACCGGCGCGGGGTGGCGCGTCGTCGGCTACCGCTGTCAGGCGTGCGGCTACCGAGCGAGCGCGGACGCGACGACGCAGGCGGCGACCGTCGTGGGGGCGGCCGCGCTCGCCGCCGCCGTCGCCGCCGCGGTGAAGCGCTGGGTCTCCTGACTACGCGTCCCAGCGCGCGTCGGAGAGCGTGCGCTGCACGACCTCGTGGCCGACGGCTTCCGCGAGCGCCTCGTAGCCGGCGCGCTCCGCGGGGTTCCGGGCGTTCGCGATGAGGCGGGAGACGATGAACTCGGGCGTGGAGCGGCCGACGACGCCGAACCGCGGCTGGTAGTCGACTTCGAGTTCGAGGTCGGGCGTGAGGCCTTCGGCGAAGATACCGTCGACGCGCGCGGCGTCCGGGAGCGGTTCGAGGTCGTCCGCGAGGTGCGTGACGAACACGCCGAGCGCGCCGCGGTCGACCGTGAGCGTGACGAGGCCGTGCAGGAGGTCGGCGGCGCTCCCCGGCTCCGTGATGGCTTCGAACTCGTCGACGAGCATGATGGTCTTCCCCTCCGCCGTCACCGGCGGGACGACGGACTTCAGCGTTGACTCCAGCACGCCCGCGTTGAACGACGCGTGCCGGCGGTGGAAGACCACGGCGTCCACGACCGGGACTTCGGCGTGTTCCGCGGGCACGGGGAGGCCGAGGTGCGCGAGCACGCTCACCTCGCAGAGCGTCTCCAGCACCGTCGTCTTCCCGCCGGAGTTCGCGCCCGTCAGCACGGCGACTGCGTCGTCAGACGGCATCGGCGTCCCCGTCGCGTCCTCGCCGAACGTGATCCCGTCCGCCCCGCTCGCTCCATTCGCGCTCGCACCGAGCGCGTGCACGCCGACGCCGTAGTCGATGGGTTGGACGGATTCTCCCTCGGCTTCGAGGTCGAGGTTCCGCGCGCCCACGACGGCGAGTCCGTCGTCGACGAGCGTCGGGCGCGTGAGGTCGAACGCGTCGGCGAACCGCGCGAGCGAGAGCGCGAAGGCGATGTCGTCCACGGCTTCCACCGCGGCGTCCACGTCCGCCCGCGCGTCGTCCACCGCGTCCCGGAGGTCGTCGGCGACCGCCGCCTCCCGCTGCTCGACGTCCTCACGGAGGTCGTCCGCGAGCCCGCGGAGCGTGTTCGAGACGAAATCCGCCGCGTCAGCCGCCTCCACTTCGGTCGCGCGCCGCACGCGCGTCGACGACACGCCCGCCTCGTCGACGACGTACTCGACGAACGCCTCGCGGAATCCCTCTGTACCCTGCACGCCCTCGCTCCGCACCGCCGCCATGACGCTCGCCGGGTCGCGCGCCAGCCGCTCCACCGCGTCCAGCGACTCGCGGTACTCGTCCAGCCGGTCGTCCGCTCCGGGCGCGACACCGCCGTCGTCGAGCGCCGACAGCGCCGTCGACGCGTCCGCCAGTGCGTCCGCGTCCAAGTCGCCGAGCGGCGCGAACACCCCGTCCGTGAACCCCGCGTCGAGGAGGTCGACCGCCGTATCCACCGCCGACGCCTCGCCGCCCGCAACCGCGTCGTGCGCGTCGAACACCGCCAACACGCGCTCGCGCCCCCCCGCATCGAGCCCGCGCCACGTCTCCCGCGCCTCGCCCACGAGGTCCAAGCGCGCCTCTATCGCGTCCGCGTCGAGCAGCGGCGTCAACACGCGAATCCGGTCCGCCGCGTGCCCCGTCACCGCGTACGACTGCGCGCGCTCCACGAGATCCTTGTAGATGTCGCGCGCGTCGTCCGTCGCCAAGAGGTCCAAGCCCTCACCGCCGTTCGCCCGCCGCAGAATCCGCGTCGCCCGCCCGCTCGACACCCCCGCCTCCACGAGCGCGCGACTGTTCGCCGACTCGATCGCCGACACCGCCGCCTCCACCCCGAGCGCCTCCGACAGCAACGCCGCCGTCTTCGGGCCCACGCCCCAGTACTCCTCCAGTCGCATACCACCGACTGCGCGACCACGCCGGTTAGAGCTTTCGCGAGAACACACGGAGCCTCCACCGAATCGCCCCATTCGCTCGCTCGACCGTTCGGCTGTCCGGCGGGTCTCCCTCCTTCGCGTCGCTCTATCGCTCCGACCCGCCTACTCCTCGAAGGTCGCGCCTGCCGGGTGAACCCGGCAGGTCTCCGCGTCGTAGCCGGCGTCGGTGAGGCCGGTGCCGAGGGTGTAGACGGTGCGGCCGAGCATCGCCATGCTGGCGGTGTCGACGTCGTCGAGGACGGCGGCGACGTCGTCGGTGATGACGCCGGCGTCGCGGGCGAAGCTGCGGGCGGCGTCGATGAAGCCGGGGAGGGTCGGGCGGTCGAGGAGCGCGGTGAGAGCGTCTTCGCCGGCGGCGGAGAGTTCGGTGGTGGAGCCGGAGATGACGTCGCTGGTGGCGAGCCCGCCGAAGGTGAGGTATTCGACGCGGGCGGCGGCGGGGATGGCGTCGAGGCGGCCGTGGGGGGGTGCGCCGGGTTCGAGGCGGATGGGAACGCCGCCGCGGGCCTGCGCGACGACGTCGCCGAGGCCGGTTCCGGAGGAGACTTCGGCCTCGTGGGCGACGCGGATGACGGCGTTGTCCGTCTTCCCGCAGTCGAACGCGGCGTTCGCGGCGTAGGCGGTGCCGAGCGCCATCGCGCCGGAGACGCCGAAGCCCGCGCCGAGGGGGAGCGGCGTCTCCGCGTGAATCTCGGCGGTGACGTCGAGCGCGTCGAGCACGCCGGCGACGGGCGGCATCTCGACCGGGTCGCCGTTGAGCGTCACGAGAGAGTCCGGAGCGGGTGTGAGCGCGACGGTGACGCCGTCGGTGAGCGTGACGCCGGCACCGCGGGAGCCGGCGCGTTCGGGGTCGGCGTGTCGGTGGACGCTGAACAGCCCGGTGATGTGCCCGGGGACGAAAACCTCGACTGCGTCCGTCATTCGTGCGAGAGGAAGCGATGGGTGTAAGTTAACCGTTCGATTCGCGGACGGCGTCGACCGGGCCGCGGGCGCGGAGCGCGAGGAGCGCGCCGAGGAGGACGACCCCGGACGCGGTGACGACGAGGGGAGAGCGAGGCGTCGTCGACGGCGCTCAGCCCTCACTCCGCGCGGCTCGCGTGTCGCTCACGTTCGTGCTCCCGCTCGCCATAACGCGGTTCTCGCTCGCGCCGTCGGCGCTCGCTCCTCACTCCCCGCCCGGCTCACGGGTCGCTCACGTTCGTTCGCTCCCCGTTCGCGTCATCGCGGTTCTCGCTCGCGCCGTCGGCGCTCGCTCCGAACCGCGTTACGCCTCTTTCGCTCCTTTCACCGTCTCGCGGACGGCGTCGACGCCTTCGTCGTGCAGGAGGTCGCCGACGACGATGGTGTCGGCGTGCTGCGCCATCTCGTAGGCGGCGTCGTAGCCGTGGATGCCGCCGCCGTAGAAGAGCGTCGCCTCGTCGATGCCGTCCTGGGCGGCCTGCACGACGTCGGGGTCGCCGAGCGTCCCCGAATATTCGACGTAGACGATGTCCTGGCCGAACAGGCGTTCGGCGACTTTCGCGTACGAGTGGACGTCGTCCGCGGTGAGGTCCGTGTCCGCGTCAGTGAGTTCCGCGACGCTCGCATCGTCGTTCAGAACGATGTAGGCCTCCGTCGTCGTGCGCTCCCACGCGATGTCCGCGATGCGCTCCCACTCCTTGTGCGCGCCCGTCACCCAGAACACGTCGCCCGCGTTGAACACCGTCGGAATGAGATACCCATCTAAGGCGTCGTCCTCGACGACGACGCTCGGCATCGACGGCTCCTGATAGAGCGGCACGTCGTGTTTCGCGCACGCCTCGATGACGCGCTCCATCTTCTCCGCCGTGATATCCAGTGTGCCGCCGATCTCGATGGCGTCCGTCCCCGTCGCACAGACGTCGTCGAACGTCTCACCCGCTACCAGTTCCTTGTCCGGGTCCACCTTCAGAACGTGGTCCCAGTCCGTCCACGGCGTAGTCATACTACCGGGTAGCGGCGCGGACAGGCAAATTCCTTCCGAACCGACGGGAGAACCAGAACGTCTCGCCGACTAGTGGAGGCCCATCGCCTCGATCTGCTCCTGGTAGCGGTTCCGGATGGTGACCTCAGTCACCTGCGCGACGTCGGCGACCTCGCGCTGCGTCTTCTTCTCGTTGCAGAGGAGGGACGCGGCGTAGATGGCGGCTGCGGCGTAGCCCGTCGGACTCTTGCCGGAGAGGAGCCCCTTCTCGGCGGTGGTTTCGATGATTTCGCCGGCTTTCGACTGCACTTCCTCGGAGAGGTCGAGTTCGCTGCAGAACCGCGGGACGTACTTCGTCGGGTCGACGGGTTTCATCTCCAGGCCGAGCTCCTGACTCACGTACCGATACGTGCGGCCGATCTCCTTGCGCTCGACGCGGGAGACCTCGCTGATCTCCTCCAGCGAGCGCGGGATACCCTCTTTCCGGCACGCCGCGTAGAGACAGGAGGTGGCGACGCCTTCGATACTGCGCCCGCGGATGAGGTCCTCCTTCAGCGCGCGCCGGTAGATGACCGACGCCACCTCGCGCACGGAGCGCGGCACGCCGATAGCGGACGCCATGCGGTCGATTTCGCTGAGCGCGAACTGGAGGTTCCGCTCGCCCGCGTCCTTCGTTCGGATGCGCTCTTGCCACTTGCGCAGGCGGTGCATCTGCGAGCGCTTCTTCGAGCTGATGGACCGACCGTAGGCGTCCTGGTCCTTCCAGTCGATCTGGGTGGTGAGACCCTTGTCGTGCATCGTCTGGGTGGTGGGGGCCCCGACTCGCGACTTCTGCTGGCGCTCCGAGTGGTTGAACGCCCGCCACTCCGGCCCTCGGTCCACGTTGTCCTCCTCGACGACGAGCCCGCAGTCCTCGCAGATGAGCTCGCCCCGGTCGGCGCTCTGCACGAGGTTCGAGGACTCACACTCGGGGCAACCCCGCTGGTCGCCGTCGCGTTCTCGCTCCGCTACGTCCTCCTCTCGCGTGCGCGTGGACCGTGACATTCTATTGATAGAGTAGAGAAACGCTTATCATAAAACCACTGGCCGGGGTGAAGGTGGTCCGGCGTCGACGTCGAGGCCGAAAAGAGCGCCTATCGCGGTTTTACGGGCCTGAGGGAGGTGTTCTCCGTCTCCGGATAGAACGGAATCCCTATACGAGAGGAAGAGTGACTGCGGGTAATGCCGACCATTGAATGCGACGTCGCGGCCGCGCGCGAGCGCCTCGCGGACGCGGGCGCGGACGTCGAGGAGGGGAACACGCCTCACGAGCGGTGGCGGGCGTCGCTCGGCGACGCGACCGCCGTCGCCTACGAGGATAAGGTCGTGGTGCAGGGGAAGAACCCGGCCGACGTCACGGCGGTCCTCGAAGGCGAGCGCGGCGGGCGCGTACACGCGTACTTCGACGGGGCGAGCCGCGGGAATCCGGGGCCGGCCGCCGTCGGCTGGGTGCTCGTGAGCGGCGACGGCATCGTCGCCGAGGGCGGG
This is a stretch of genomic DNA from Halocalculus aciditolerans. It encodes these proteins:
- a CDS encoding trans-sulfuration enzyme family protein, which gives rise to MGSEDSERQQFDTRAVTFGEKADAAAGGDVVSPIHLSSTFALPGLDPDFGLEDADPEKGEWLYGRLSNPTRHALEKRLASLEGGEHGFAFASGTAAIATAAMAVVEPGDHVVAFDDLYAGTKRLFERVLRDRFGVDVEFVDATDLGAVAGAVREDTALVWMETPTNPLLRLCDVRGIAAIADAAGAVFGVDNTFLSPFFQNPLALGADVVAHSATKYLNGHSDSLGGALVTNDDALAEEIAFLQQVGFGNQMAPFDAYLVLRGVKTLPVRMRQHAANAQRVAEYLDDHDRVRAVHYPGLASHPQHDLAAEQTTGHGGILSFELDGEFADAKAFLEALTDFTLAVSVGGVESLVELPAGMTHEPLPKAEREAVGITDTLVRMSVGVEHVDDLLADLDRGFAAMPESRAVN
- a CDS encoding DUF7542 family protein, whose translation is MPTRVTVTCPDCEFEAAFSKLRDARECVDDHERDGHDPDWRIDRLTAGVERAGDDAGVCGGDDCNPDSPLLVDRE
- a CDS encoding 50S ribosomal protein L15e; this encodes MARSFYSHIKDAWKQPGEGKLAELQWQRKQDWRQQGAIVRVDRPTRLDKARELGYKAKQGIVVARVSVRKGNARKQRHKAGRRSKRQGVNRIGRTKNIQRIAEERATRKYRNLRVLNSYWVGEDGSQKWHEVILVDPEHGAIKSDSDLNWICNDTQRNRALRGLTSAGTKGRGQRTKGKGTEKTRPSKTGGSQRKK
- a CDS encoding MFS transporter translates to MTRRASGPLGVTALVSVDHFVSHVYLLALPPLFPVLAGALDASETQLALSVTLIFVAQFLCQVPAGELVDRVGGKRVVVGGLALTAVSVGLVGFATSPLHVLALAFLSGVGQAPFHPGNYALLDAAGDDATEGRQFSVHSFGGFVGFAAAPGLMVGLTALADWHTAFFAIGAAGLAYAAVLAVGLAPVHRGALADADTERASGNAAGRFESVRMLRDPLVAGMFAFFLLATLATTGVQTYTATFAVDLGYTAALGNTALTAFLAAAAVCVLAGGWLADRYDAFAIIVTSLLWAAGVLAAGFLLGLSPTVLTVAWLAAGAGYGLTLPARDRITNALSDAGDTGKGFGIVYTGLPVGGALAPVALGALSHTYSYTLAFEAVAALFLVAALVALALARHR
- a CDS encoding ArsR/SmtB family transcription factor; the encoded protein is MPSQFPPRPRVQGSGDDDTRVLALDDADADDVFDVLAARTRREFLASLYEEPSTTSDLADRHDTSLQNTSYHLEKLQEAGLVEVAGTWYSEQGTEMNVYAPTNAGLVLFAGGEESKSVLTRALTRLFGAVALVAVLGVLVQGLVTRLPLGAPASSEADAGGGQVSTMAVSTADTQPSLLDRAVEFLSQPGVEAFLLGTGVLLVLFALWYARVYRPRRGRAA
- a CDS encoding CNNM domain-containing protein; translation: MVDTFLVGAAVFCAVLLAASAFFSSAEIAIFSLQIHRVESLASSADARARTLAALREDPHRLLVTILVGNNVVNVALSTVVAALSVALLPDGAGIALATVVTSVLVLLFGEIAPKAFGVANAESWSLRVARPVAALERALGPVVWLFEHASAALTTLVAGPAVEKPYVTREEILALLHTGAQIGVIDDDERQSVNAVLSLEQEAVEELMTPRESVVAVPVSATAEAARDAALDADVTRVLVVGDTLDDVRGVVTARAAARAARDGATLDSVLDAPLSARDSWTARELYQAFREQNVAFAVVRDAGRRTVGVITRGDLADDVLWRGA
- a CDS encoding MutS-related protein, with amino-acid sequence MRLEEYWGVGPKTAALLSEALGVEAAVSAIESANSRALVEAGVSSGRATRILRRANGGEGLDLLATDDARDIYKDLVERAQSYAVTGHAADRIRVLTPLLDADAIEARLDLVGEARETWRGLDAGGRERVLAVFDAHDAVAGGEASAVDTAVDLLDAGFTDGVFAPLGDLDADALADASTALSALDDGGVAPGADDRLDEYRESLDAVERLARDPASVMAAVRSEGVQGTEGFREAFVEYVVDEAGVSSTRVRRATEVEAADAADFVSNTLRGLADDLREDVEQREAAVADDLRDAVDDARADVDAAVEAVDDIAFALSLARFADAFDLTRPTLVDDGLAVVGARNLDLEAEGESVQPIDYGVGVHALGASANGASGADGITFGEDATGTPMPSDDAVAVLTGANSGGKTTVLETLCEVSVLAHLGLPVPAEHAEVPVVDAVVFHRRHASFNAGVLESTLKSVVPPVTAEGKTIMLVDEFEAITEPGSAADLLHGLVTLTVDRGALGVFVTHLADDLEPLPDAARVDGIFAEGLTPDLELEVDYQPRFGVVGRSTPEFIVSRLIANARNPAERAGYEALAEAVGHEVVQRTLSDARWDA
- a CDS encoding pantoate kinase codes for the protein MTDAVEVFVPGHITGLFSVHRHADPERAGSRGAGVTLTDGVTVALTPAPDSLVTLNGDPVEMPPVAGVLDALDVTAEIHAETPLPLGAGFGVSGAMALGTAYAANAAFDCGKTDNAVIRVAHEAEVSSGTGLGDVVAQARGGVPIRLEPGAPPHGRLDAIPAAARVEYLTFGGLATSDVISGSTTELSAAGEDALTALLDRPTLPGFIDAARSFARDAGVITDDVAAVLDDVDTASMAMLGRTVYTLGTGLTDAGYDAETCRVHPAGATFEE
- a CDS encoding phosphoglycerol geranylgeranyltransferase, with the translated sequence MTTPWTDWDHVLKVDPDKELVAGETFDDVCATGTDAIEIGGTLDITAEKMERVIEACAKHDVPLYQEPSMPSVVVEDDALDGYLIPTVFNAGDVFWVTGAHKEWERIADIAWERTTTEAYIVLNDDASVAELTDADTDLTADDVHSYAKVAERLFGQDIVYVEYSGTLGDPDVVQAAQDGIDEATLFYGGGIHGYDAAYEMAQHADTIVVGDLLHDEGVDAVRETVKGAKEA
- a CDS encoding transcription initiation factor IIB, producing MSRSTRTREEDVAERERDGDQRGCPECESSNLVQSADRGELICEDCGLVVEEDNVDRGPEWRAFNHSERQQKSRVGAPTTQTMHDKGLTTQIDWKDQDAYGRSISSKKRSQMHRLRKWQERIRTKDAGERNLQFALSEIDRMASAIGVPRSVREVASVIYRRALKEDLIRGRSIEGVATSCLYAACRKEGIPRSLEEISEVSRVERKEIGRTYRYVSQELGLEMKPVDPTKYVPRFCSELDLSEEVQSKAGEIIETTAEKGLLSGKSPTGYAAAAIYAASLLCNEKKTQREVADVAQVTEVTIRNRYQEQIEAMGLH
- the rnhA gene encoding ribonuclease HI, whose translation is MPTIECDVAAARERLADAGADVEEGNTPHERWRASLGDATAVAYEDKVVVQGKNPADVTAVLEGERGGRVHAYFDGASRGNPGPAAVGWVLVSGDGIVAEGGETIGRATNNQAEYEALTKALEMASQYGFDEVEAKGDSQLIVKQVKGAWNTNDPELKEKRIAVRQLLEGFDDWSLTHVPREVNERADDLANEALDDA